One genomic region from Gossypium hirsutum isolate 1008001.06 chromosome D13, Gossypium_hirsutum_v2.1, whole genome shotgun sequence encodes:
- the LOC107918491 gene encoding probable amino acid permease 7, with product MEEAHSSNQTPLLNNKHHNHLHRTGNVWTAVAHIITGVIGAGVLSLAWSMAQLGWIAGPLAMVLFASVTLISTYLLCNCYKTPDPEVGPVRNRSYIDAVNMNLGKTNARVCGLFVQVGLYGMGIAYTITSAISPRAIQKSNCYHNEGHNAECYFGDAQYMLAFGVVQLILSQINNFHNIQWLSVVAAFMSFAYSIVGLGLGIAKVVGNGYIKGSIRGISTSTTGEKVWLVSQALGDIAFAYPYSLILIEIQDTLKSPPSEKDTMKTASIISISATTFFYLCCGALGYAAFGDKTPGNLLTGFGFYEPYWLIDFANMCIVLHLVGGYQVYSQPLFANVEKWVSVKFPDSGIIHKDFKLKLPLLPAFKLNVLRLCFRTIFVASTTIIAMLFPYFNQVLGVLGGIYFWPLSIYFPVQMYFKQRNVEAWSLKWVMLQSFSLVCLPLTLFALVGSIEGLITARLK from the exons ATGGAAGAAGCTCATTCTAGTAATCAAACCCCATTGTTGAACAACAAGCATCATAATCATCTCCATAGAACTG GGAATGTATGGACGGCGGTGGCGCATATAATAACGGGGGTCATAGGCGCCGGGGTGCTATCTCTGGCGTGGAGCATGGCTCAGTTGGGGTGGATTGCCGGACCTTTGGCTATGGTGCTCTTCGCGTCCGTAACTTTGATTTCCACGTATCTCCTCTGCAACTGTTATAAAACGCCTGATCCTGAAGTTGGACCCGTCAGAAATCGATCCTACATCGATGCTGTTAACATGAATTTAG GGAAAACCAATGCAAGGGTTTGCGGCCTTTTTGTTCAAGTAGGCTTGTATGGTATGGGAATAGCATATACAATAACATCTGCTATTAGCCCGAG AGCAATTCAAAAATCCAACTGTTACCACAATGAAGGGCATAATGCTGAATGTTATTTTGGAGATGCTCAGTATATGCTAGCTTTTGGAGTTGTTCAATTAATACTGTCTCagataaataattttcacaaCATACAATGGCTATCGGTGGTTGCTGCATTCATGTCCTTTGCTTATTCTATCGTTGGTCTTGGACTTGGCATTGCTAAAGTAGTAG GAAATGGTTATATTAAGGGTTCCATTCGAGGAATCTCAACATCTACTACTGGTGAGAAAGTTTGGCTGGTTTCTCAAGCACTTGGAGACATAGCATTCGCCTATCCCTACTCCCTAATTCTTATTGAGATACAG GATACTTTAAAGTCACCTCCTTCTGAGAAGGACACCATGAAGACAGCTTCAATAATATCAATTTCTGCCACAACCTTTTTCTATCTCTGTTGTGGAGCACTTGGATATGCAGCCTTTGGAGATAAGACACCAGGGAATCTCTTGACTGGTTTTGGATTTTACGAACCATATTGGCTCATCGACTTTGCTAATATGTGCATTGTTCTTCATCTAGTTGGAGGATATCAG GTTTACAGCCAGCCACTATTTGCAAACGTTGAGAAATGGGTCTCAGTGAAATTTCCGGACAGTGGAATCATACACAAGGATTTCAAGTTGAAACTCCCACTTTTGCCAGCTTTTAAATTAAACGTTCTTAGATTATGCTTCCGCACCATTTTCGTAGCTTCGACAACAATAATTGCCATGTTATTCCCATATTTCAACCAAGTTTTGGGAGTATTAGGAGGCATCTACTTCTGGCCCCTATCAATATACTTTCCAGTGCAGATGTACTTCAAGCAGAGAAACGTTGAAGCCTGGTCACTAAAGTGGGTCATGCTCCAAAGTTTCAGCCTTGTGTGCCTTCCACTGACATTGTTCGCCCTGGTCGGGTCGATTGAAGGGCTCATAACTGCAAGATTAAAATAA